The Thermodesulfobacteriota bacterium genome includes a window with the following:
- a CDS encoding HAD family hydrolase, protein MKGIVFLDRDGTLIAEEGYLRDPAKVRILPGAAEALRTLAAEGVLLAVTSNQSGVARGIFTFDQMMAVHRTFEAALRKEGVLLDAVEYCPHHPEGVLQEYAIACPCRKPGTGMAEAILRRLGVPESCPRWVVGDKMTDILFGIRLGARTVLVGTGYGAGEREEGERMGIVPDAFLPGMREAAAWILAGEDAP, encoded by the coding sequence TTGAAAGGGATCGTGTTCCTGGACCGGGACGGGACGCTGATAGCGGAGGAGGGCTACCTTCGCGACCCGGCGAAGGTCCGTATCCTTCCCGGCGCGGCCGAGGCGCTCCGGACGCTGGCCGCGGAAGGCGTCCTTCTCGCGGTTACTTCCAACCAGTCGGGCGTGGCGCGAGGGATCTTCACCTTCGACCAGATGATGGCGGTCCACCGGACGTTCGAGGCGGCGTTACGGAAGGAAGGGGTGCTTCTCGATGCCGTGGAATACTGCCCGCATCATCCGGAAGGCGTCCTGCAGGAATACGCGATAGCGTGCCCCTGCCGCAAGCCGGGGACGGGAATGGCGGAGGCGATCCTTCGGCGCCTCGGCGTGCCGGAATCGTGCCCGCGCTGGGTGGTCGGTGATAAAATGACAGACATTCTGTTCGGGATCCGGCTCGGGGCAAGGACGGTGCTGGTCGGAACGGGATACGGCGCAGGCGAGCGCGAAGAGGGAGAGCGCATGGGCATCGTTCCGGACGCATTCCTCCCGGGGATGAGAGAGGCTGCGGCATGGATCCTTGCCGGGGAAGACGCGCCTTGA
- a CDS encoding lysophospholipid acyltransferase family protein, producing MKEKLARALLRLLEAVPLPVLAFLCEGAMTLVWAVDRKHRRIARVNLRIAFPEMGDAEARRITRKCYQRMGTSCAEFIHIPKMDERYLREHFRIEGLEHLREAAERGNPPMVMTGHFGNWELLSHVYGAVVAPAAFIVRPLRSPILDAIVTERRQCVGNTVIPQDASAKEVMKLLRRKVLVGILIDQNVNRYRGILVEFFSKKAYTTFGIARLALAMRASVHPGFIFRDPSRKFHHLLRFGPPVPIDYGAPRDGEVERLTRRCNQELEKAIREAPVQWMWFQPRWKERHGEEPDIYGVGR from the coding sequence ATGAAGGAAAAGCTTGCCCGCGCCCTGCTTCGTCTCCTCGAGGCGGTCCCGCTTCCCGTGCTGGCCTTCCTGTGCGAAGGGGCGATGACGCTCGTCTGGGCGGTAGACCGGAAGCACCGGCGGATCGCCCGGGTCAACCTGAGGATCGCCTTTCCGGAGATGGGCGACGCGGAGGCGCGGCGGATCACCCGGAAATGTTACCAGCGGATGGGCACTTCCTGCGCGGAGTTCATCCATATCCCGAAGATGGACGAGCGGTACCTCCGCGAGCATTTCCGGATCGAGGGGCTGGAGCATCTCCGGGAAGCGGCGGAGCGGGGGAATCCCCCGATGGTGATGACCGGCCACTTCGGGAACTGGGAGCTGCTGTCGCACGTATACGGCGCGGTCGTGGCCCCCGCCGCGTTCATCGTCCGCCCCTTGAGGAGCCCGATCCTGGACGCGATCGTGACGGAGCGCAGGCAATGCGTCGGCAATACCGTCATCCCGCAGGACGCCTCCGCGAAGGAAGTGATGAAACTCCTGCGCAGGAAGGTCCTCGTCGGGATCCTCATCGACCAGAACGTGAACCGGTACCGGGGGATCCTCGTGGAATTCTTCTCGAAGAAGGCGTACACGACCTTCGGGATCGCCCGGCTTGCGCTGGCGATGCGCGCCTCCGTCCATCCCGGCTTCATCTTCCGGGATCCGTCGAGGAAATTCCATCACCTGCTCCGATTCGGCCCCCCCGTGCCCATCGATTACGGCGCGCCGAGGGACGGGGAGGTCGAGCGGCTCACCCGGCGCTGCAACCAGGAGCTGGAGAAGGCGATCCGGGAGGCCCCCGTCCAATGGATGTGGTTTCAGCCGCGGTGGAAGGAGCGGCACGGCGAGGAGCCCGACATATACGGGGTGGGGCGTTGA
- the lpxK gene encoding tetraacyldisaccharide 4'-kinase has product MIFGIAARLRRGLHAAGLLRPERLPRPVLSVGNLSMGGAGKTPHVMHLAKWLSGKGLRVAILSRGYGREGRGVEWVSDGAGRIVSAREGGDEPVLMARSLPGIPVVVGASRAAAGREALSRIPVDVFLLDDGFQHLSLARDYDLLLVDCAGGLGNRLTVPMGRLREPPSHARFADGMVVTKCPDAENGARVARAVPFPEGRPVAFSRLVPRGIVGPGGEPLGGTAPGSEVFGFSGLARNDQFRDTLEKAGFRVGGFLAFPDHHAYLLSDMARIAREAAGLPVVTTEKDLVRVPSSTPYPVGALRVEVEFLSGWEKLSAGILERLERRAST; this is encoded by the coding sequence GTGATCTTCGGGATCGCCGCGCGCCTCCGCAGGGGGCTGCACGCCGCGGGGCTCCTGCGCCCGGAGCGGCTCCCCCGTCCCGTGCTGAGCGTGGGAAACCTGTCGATGGGCGGGGCGGGGAAGACGCCCCACGTCATGCACCTGGCGAAATGGCTGTCGGGCAAAGGTCTCCGGGTGGCGATCCTTTCGAGGGGGTACGGCAGGGAGGGCCGCGGCGTCGAATGGGTTTCCGACGGGGCGGGAAGGATCGTCTCCGCGCGCGAAGGGGGCGACGAGCCCGTATTGATGGCCCGCTCCCTTCCCGGGATCCCCGTCGTCGTGGGAGCGTCCCGCGCGGCGGCCGGGCGGGAGGCCCTTTCCCGCATTCCGGTTGACGTGTTCCTTCTCGACGACGGGTTCCAGCACCTGTCGCTCGCGCGCGACTACGACCTCCTCCTGGTGGACTGCGCAGGGGGGCTCGGCAACCGGCTCACCGTGCCGATGGGGAGGCTGCGCGAGCCACCCTCCCACGCGCGGTTCGCGGACGGGATGGTCGTGACGAAATGCCCGGATGCGGAGAACGGCGCCCGGGTCGCCCGCGCCGTTCCGTTTCCGGAAGGGCGACCGGTGGCGTTTTCGCGCCTCGTTCCCCGCGGGATCGTGGGACCTGGAGGCGAACCGCTCGGCGGGACGGCGCCGGGATCGGAGGTCTTCGGCTTCTCCGGGCTCGCCCGGAACGACCAGTTCCGGGACACCCTGGAGAAAGCGGGTTTCCGCGTGGGAGGATTCCTTGCGTTTCCGGACCATCATGCATACCTCCTTTCCGATATGGCACGGATCGCGAGAGAGGCGGCCGGTTTGCCGGTGGTGACCACCGAGAAGGACCTGGTCCGGGTCCCTTCATCGACCCCTTATCCGGTCGGAGCGCTGAGAGTCGAAGTGGAGTTCCTGTCGGGATGGGAAAAGCTGTCGGCGGGCATCCTGGAACGCCTGGAGAGGAGGGCGTCGACATGA
- a CDS encoding 3-deoxy-D-manno-octulosonic acid transferase, whose protein sequence is MSRPFLPGSPGHILYNILLLAGVVLAAPAWIPWVLLSKKRRANFPDRLGIRGFPAPAHGDRPTIWMHAVSVGETNASVPLLRRLKERIHGGRLLLSNVTVTGRRTAEKALSEVVEERFYFPFDLPGVCGRFLDRVRPDVVVVVETEIWPNFLAGCARRGIPVVIVNGRLSARSFRGYSRVRWFFSPVLGTLRSISAQTREDADRFVALGANPSIVRVGGNLKFDVSPPESGPTSLAALLEGEKSSGTRWIVAGSTHEGEEEIVLRAFESAHRDGPKIKLLLAPRHPERFGAVEALLCQRGISPARRTAIPEGKTRIEETVLLLDTVGELPSAYAAADLAFVGGSLVPKGGHNVLEPAWHGVPAIVGPHMENFREIADLFLGAGALLQVAGESELAGVFGRFAVSPESFGDIGRRGRQLLDAFRGASERNAEAVLAAMATRRNPS, encoded by the coding sequence TTGTCGCGACCGTTCCTCCCCGGGAGCCCGGGGCACATCCTCTACAACATTCTCCTTCTGGCGGGCGTCGTCCTGGCGGCCCCCGCCTGGATCCCGTGGGTCCTCCTTTCGAAAAAGCGCCGGGCGAACTTTCCCGACCGGCTGGGAATCCGGGGATTCCCGGCGCCCGCGCACGGCGACCGGCCGACGATATGGATGCACGCGGTCTCCGTCGGCGAGACGAACGCCTCGGTTCCTCTGCTTCGCCGGCTCAAGGAGCGGATCCACGGAGGGAGGCTGCTTCTTTCGAACGTCACCGTCACCGGCCGCCGGACGGCCGAGAAGGCGCTGTCGGAGGTGGTGGAAGAGCGGTTCTATTTCCCCTTCGACCTCCCCGGCGTGTGCGGTCGTTTCCTCGACCGGGTCCGGCCGGACGTCGTCGTGGTGGTGGAAACGGAGATCTGGCCGAATTTCCTGGCCGGATGCGCCCGGCGGGGCATCCCCGTGGTGATCGTCAACGGCAGGCTTTCTGCGCGCTCTTTCCGGGGATACTCCAGGGTCCGCTGGTTTTTCTCGCCGGTGCTAGGGACGCTCCGGTCGATCTCCGCGCAGACACGGGAGGACGCCGACCGGTTCGTCGCCCTCGGAGCGAACCCGTCGATCGTCCGGGTGGGCGGCAACCTGAAATTCGACGTGTCCCCCCCGGAATCCGGTCCGACCTCCCTCGCCGCGCTGCTGGAGGGGGAAAAATCCTCCGGCACCCGCTGGATCGTAGCCGGCTCCACGCACGAGGGGGAAGAGGAGATCGTTCTGCGCGCCTTCGAATCCGCGCACCGGGACGGCCCGAAGATCAAGCTCCTCCTTGCGCCGCGCCACCCGGAGCGGTTCGGGGCGGTGGAAGCGCTCCTGTGCCAGCGGGGGATCTCGCCTGCGCGGCGAACGGCGATTCCCGAAGGGAAGACACGGATCGAAGAAACGGTCCTGCTGCTGGACACGGTGGGGGAGCTGCCGAGCGCCTACGCCGCGGCCGATCTCGCCTTCGTCGGCGGAAGCCTCGTCCCGAAGGGGGGGCATAACGTCCTGGAGCCCGCATGGCACGGCGTCCCGGCGATCGTCGGGCCCCACATGGAGAATTTCCGGGAGATCGCCGACCTGTTCCTGGGCGCCGGGGCACTCCTGCAGGTCGCGGGAGAGAGTGAACTCGCCGGGGTCTTCGGCCGGTTCGCCGTCTCCCCGGAATCGTTCGGGGATATCGGGAGGCGCGGGCGGCAACTCCTCGACGCGTTCCGCGGCGCCTCGGAGCGAAACGCCGAGGCGGTCCTCGCCGCCATGGCAACGCGGAGGAACCCGTCGTGA
- a CDS encoding ABC transporter ATP-binding protein, translating into MGVTIYKRMLAYVRPHLGKLFLGSVFVVFVSAFQGAIAFLVQPALDDIFIKKDASRLSLIPLLVLGAYLLKGLFEFAHRYLMNDAGQRVIRDIRDDLYSHMQSLSLSFFTKHPTGMLISRVMNDVGLMQAAVTEAASNLVKEFFAAAFLVGVVFYRDWKLAFVALFAFPLAVWPIIRFGEKLRKRSWQTQEVTGGLTTHLQETISGAKLVKASGAERREVERFTAKNAELFRLTMKVVKVQALTHPLSEVFAGIGIAAVIYYGGYSVVNGHSTPGNFFSFMTALLMLYGPVKRLSTVNNTVQQGIAAGERVFSVMDTLPEIVDRPGARPLEGVRSGIAFEGVGFRYSADGPRVLSDITIEVPSGTMVAIVGSSGAGKTTLVDLIPRFYDPEDGSVRIDGTDIRELTLASLRAGIGIVGQHTILFNDTLRNNIAYGIWDAPQERIEEASRLAGAHGFISRLKEGYDTVIGEQGMMLSGGERQRVAIARALLKDAPILILDEATSALDTESERLIQSALDTLVKGRTTFVIAHRLSTVRNADVILVIENGRIVERGRHEELLARESRYRAVYLKQFEEKKPGAGNPGKG; encoded by the coding sequence GTGGGCGTGACGATCTACAAGCGGATGCTGGCGTACGTACGGCCGCACCTCGGGAAGCTGTTCCTCGGGTCGGTGTTCGTGGTCTTCGTCTCCGCGTTCCAGGGGGCGATCGCCTTCCTTGTCCAGCCCGCCCTCGACGACATCTTCATCAAGAAGGACGCGTCGCGCCTGTCGCTCATCCCGCTGCTCGTCCTCGGGGCGTATCTCCTGAAGGGGCTCTTCGAGTTCGCCCACCGGTACCTCATGAACGACGCCGGGCAGCGGGTCATCCGGGACATCCGGGACGACCTCTACAGCCACATGCAGTCGCTCTCCCTCTCGTTCTTCACGAAGCATCCGACGGGCATGCTGATCTCGAGGGTGATGAACGACGTGGGGCTGATGCAGGCGGCGGTCACGGAGGCCGCCAGCAACCTGGTGAAGGAATTCTTCGCCGCGGCCTTCCTGGTCGGGGTGGTCTTCTACCGGGACTGGAAGCTTGCGTTCGTGGCGCTGTTCGCCTTCCCGCTCGCAGTCTGGCCGATCATCCGTTTCGGGGAGAAGCTCCGCAAGCGGAGCTGGCAGACCCAGGAGGTCACGGGGGGGCTGACCACCCACCTCCAGGAGACGATCAGCGGCGCCAAGCTCGTGAAGGCCTCCGGCGCGGAGCGGCGCGAAGTGGAGCGGTTCACGGCGAAAAACGCGGAGCTCTTCCGGCTGACGATGAAGGTCGTGAAGGTCCAGGCGCTGACGCACCCCCTTTCGGAGGTGTTCGCGGGGATCGGGATCGCCGCGGTGATCTACTACGGCGGGTACAGCGTCGTGAACGGCCACAGCACGCCCGGGAATTTCTTCTCCTTCATGACCGCGCTGCTGATGCTCTACGGGCCGGTGAAGCGGCTTTCGACCGTCAACAACACCGTCCAGCAGGGGATCGCCGCCGGCGAGCGGGTCTTCTCGGTGATGGACACGCTTCCCGAGATCGTGGACCGCCCCGGAGCCCGGCCGCTCGAGGGCGTTCGGAGCGGGATCGCGTTCGAGGGAGTGGGTTTCCGCTATAGCGCCGACGGCCCCCGCGTCCTGTCGGACATCACCATCGAGGTCCCGTCCGGGACGATGGTGGCGATCGTGGGCTCCTCGGGCGCGGGGAAGACGACGCTCGTCGACCTCATCCCCCGGTTCTACGACCCGGAGGACGGATCGGTGCGCATCGACGGCACCGACATCCGGGAGCTGACGCTCGCCTCCCTGCGCGCCGGGATCGGGATCGTGGGCCAGCACACCATCCTCTTCAACGACACCCTCCGGAACAACATCGCGTACGGGATCTGGGACGCCCCGCAGGAGCGGATCGAGGAGGCATCGCGCCTCGCCGGGGCGCACGGATTCATCTCCCGGCTGAAGGAGGGGTACGACACGGTGATCGGCGAGCAGGGGATGATGCTGTCGGGAGGAGAGAGGCAACGGGTCGCGATCGCGCGGGCGCTGCTCAAGGACGCGCCGATTCTCATCCTCGACGAGGCGACCTCCGCGCTCGACACGGAATCCGAACGCCTGATCCAGTCGGCCCTGGACACCCTGGTCAAGGGGCGGACGACGTTCGTCATCGCCCACCGCCTCTCCACGGTGCGGAATGCCGACGTGATCCTGGTGATCGAGAACGGACGGATCGTCGAGCGGGGACGGCATGAGGAACTTCTGGCACGCGAATCCCGGTACCGCGCCGTCTACCTCAAGCAGTTCGAGGAGAAGAAACCGGGCGCGGGAAATCCCGGGAAGGGATAA
- the lpxB gene encoding lipid-A-disaccharide synthase — MPKTLFLLCGEPSGEAYASRVAGEFRRRFPKAPMEGIGGARLESEGVKLLRNYAEISVMGFTEVLTHLPEIRSALSQATERVRKEDVGAVVLVDYPDFNFRVGLAARKRGVPVIYYIPPQLWAWRTGRARTLAKFTRGVVVPFPFEEPLLRGYGVNAVFAGHPLLEELGPWLDAPPDPGRFGIPAGKTVVGLLPGSRRGEVATHLPILLAAARAVSGSFPDVQFALPVAHGAVRDAIRRHLSGENLPLTLVEEDRHLAFRGMSAAVSVSGTATLELALLGVPSVIVYRASWISYQIGKRLAKVDRIGLPNIVAGEMFLPERIQDECSPEGIAEALGGLLRDAGRLARLRERCLSLREKLRGPGPTGAVVDMLEREAAGAWA, encoded by the coding sequence ATGCCCAAGACGCTGTTCCTCCTCTGCGGGGAGCCCTCCGGGGAGGCGTACGCATCCCGGGTCGCGGGGGAGTTCCGCCGGCGCTTCCCGAAGGCACCCATGGAGGGGATCGGCGGAGCCCGCCTCGAATCGGAGGGGGTGAAGCTGCTGCGGAACTACGCGGAGATCTCCGTGATGGGCTTCACGGAGGTGCTGACCCACCTCCCCGAGATCCGGTCCGCCCTGTCGCAGGCGACGGAACGGGTCCGGAAGGAGGACGTCGGCGCTGTGGTGCTGGTCGACTACCCGGATTTCAACTTCCGCGTCGGGCTCGCGGCGAGGAAGCGCGGCGTTCCGGTCATCTATTACATCCCCCCCCAGCTTTGGGCGTGGCGAACGGGAAGGGCCCGGACCTTGGCGAAGTTCACGCGGGGGGTCGTCGTCCCGTTTCCCTTCGAGGAGCCGCTGCTGAGGGGATACGGGGTCAACGCGGTCTTCGCGGGCCATCCGCTTCTCGAGGAGCTGGGGCCGTGGCTCGACGCCCCGCCCGATCCGGGGCGGTTCGGCATTCCCGCGGGGAAGACGGTGGTCGGCCTCCTCCCCGGGAGCCGCCGGGGAGAGGTCGCGACGCACCTGCCGATCCTCCTGGCCGCCGCCAGGGCGGTATCGGGCAGCTTCCCCGACGTCCAATTTGCGCTGCCGGTAGCGCACGGCGCGGTCCGGGATGCGATCCGGCGACACCTGTCGGGAGAAAACCTCCCGCTGACCCTCGTGGAGGAGGACCGGCACCTGGCGTTCCGCGGGATGTCCGCCGCGGTATCGGTTTCCGGGACCGCGACGCTGGAGCTCGCCCTGCTGGGAGTACCGTCCGTGATCGTCTACCGGGCCTCCTGGATCTCCTACCAGATCGGGAAGCGGCTGGCGAAGGTCGACCGGATCGGGCTTCCCAACATCGTGGCCGGGGAGATGTTCCTGCCGGAGCGGATCCAGGACGAGTGCTCGCCGGAAGGGATCGCGGAAGCGCTCGGGGGGCTCCTCCGGGACGCGGGCAGACTGGCGCGGCTGCGGGAACGGTGCCTTTCCCTCCGGGAGAAGCTCCGGGGCCCCGGGCCGACGGGGGCGGTGGTCGACATGCTCGAGAGGGAGGCCGCGGGCGCGTGGGCGTGA
- the lpxA gene encoding acyl-ACP--UDP-N-acetylglucosamine O-acyltransferase, which yields MIHPTAIIDPGAELGKDVTVGPCAVVGPKVAIGDGCVIGSHAVIESHVRMGSGNRISPFASVGAPPQDLKFRGEDTWVEMGDNNIVREFATINRGTAHGGGVTRLGSGNMVMAYCHIAHDCRIGNRMIMANAATFAGHITVEDGANIGGLVAVHQFVRIGTLSIIGGMSGVGKDVPPYVMAAPGRQRKGEGLFGLNKIGLQRNRIPEESVAALKKAYTILFRSKQGLKEALAQVEAEVPPLPEVRHLVEFIRASERGVLR from the coding sequence ATGATCCATCCCACCGCGATCATCGATCCCGGAGCGGAGCTCGGGAAGGACGTCACGGTCGGGCCGTGCGCCGTCGTCGGTCCGAAGGTCGCTATCGGGGACGGATGCGTCATCGGTTCGCACGCCGTCATCGAGTCCCACGTCCGGATGGGTTCCGGGAACCGGATCTCGCCGTTCGCTTCCGTCGGCGCGCCTCCGCAGGACCTGAAGTTCCGCGGGGAGGACACCTGGGTCGAGATGGGCGACAACAACATCGTCCGGGAATTCGCCACGATCAACCGGGGAACGGCCCACGGCGGCGGCGTCACCCGCCTCGGCAGCGGCAACATGGTGATGGCGTACTGCCACATCGCGCACGATTGCCGCATCGGGAACCGGATGATCATGGCGAACGCCGCCACCTTCGCGGGGCACATCACGGTGGAGGACGGCGCGAACATCGGGGGGCTTGTGGCGGTGCACCAGTTCGTCCGGATCGGGACCCTCAGCATCATCGGCGGGATGTCCGGGGTGGGAAAGGACGTGCCTCCCTACGTGATGGCGGCCCCCGGGCGGCAGCGGAAGGGGGAGGGGCTGTTCGGGCTGAACAAGATCGGGCTCCAGCGGAACCGGATTCCGGAGGAGAGCGTCGCCGCGCTGAAGAAGGCGTACACAATCCTCTTCCGGTCGAAGCAGGGGCTGAAAGAGGCTCTGGCGCAGGTCGAGGCCGAGGTCCCGCCGCTGCCGGAAGTGAGGCACCTCGTGGAGTTCATCCGCGCGAGCGAGCGGGGCGTGCTGAGGTAG